One Miscanthus floridulus cultivar M001 unplaced genomic scaffold, ASM1932011v1 fs_329_1_2, whole genome shotgun sequence DNA segment encodes these proteins:
- the LOC136531331 gene encoding uncharacterized protein, with product MADPIIGPKRLTKVLMNGGSGLSIMYAKKLDKMGVDRTCLCPTRAPFHGIMPGKQAMPLGQINLPIAFGDQFDYRTETLSFKVVGFLKTFHSILGHPCYAKFMAVPNYTYLKLKISGPRGVITLGTSFQRAYECEVECCGHAAAIVASRELAAHKKEVTKEVPNAKKLVGSFESAKGSKEDLVDPRSTKGKTVCIGTTLSSK from the coding sequence atggccgacccgatcatcggcccaaagcggctcaccaaagttcTAAtgaatggaggcagcggcctcagcatcatgtacgccaagaagCTCGACAAAATGGGCGTCGATCGGACGTGCCTCtgcccaacccgagcacctttccatggcatcatgcctgggaagcaggccatgccacttggacagatcaatctgcccattgcctttggggatcagtttgattataggactgaaaccctctccttcaaggtggttgggttcctcaAAACCTTCCActccatcctaggacatccatgctacgcgaagttcatggccgtccccaactatacatacctcaagctaaaaatatCGGGCCCTCGTGGGGTCATCACcctcggcacctccttccagcgcgcctatgagtgtgaggtcgagtgctgcggtcaCGCCGCAGCGATCGTCGCCTCTAGGGAGCTCGCCGCCCacaagaaggaggtcaccaaagaagtgCCCAATGCCAAGAAGTTGGTCGGGTCATTCGAGTCGGCTAAGGGCTCTAAAGAAGACCTCGTAGACCCTAGGAGCACCAAGGGTAAAACAgtatgcattggtaccacgctttcctccaaatag
- the LOC136531333 gene encoding uncharacterized protein — translation MDYVVARMQAAGHTHHTYNAAAAAVPPVPHQPQAAHQLHSIGDHRPPPVSQRTRGSAMMQRQRREALEQEVSELKQQLSNEETVHQILERALQPSSVRSSMALTNIPAFIPTKAKELLAELLLVEDEIARLEDQIQRMKQGAGARGGGNSGAMQQQQQQQPPAPPPPDASSCNNNNNNNGRSPRLSASAAEHCKSMFFISQAMDGEAYLGKVKKSPNPKDDDRRAAMNSMRSPKNNIFGGAGAGLPPRHSLENKQSSSNGYGHGHVVVDNNSTNKPPPPSKIAAVLQHHNHELPITKSPTVIAAAKRVRDQPRPPNKLSERIVKCLVCIFMRLLRSSRVSEMDKSGNLAAKGGSFSSLRMDTGLVNAAAAAKEKERGQQDHYGIFGIQDAIVRDIGPYKNLVRFTANSLDLLRGFSASPLLTKLREMLEALQQVDVRSLNHQQRLAFWLNIYNTCIMHGILQHGLPSNSDKLLALKNKATINVSGQTFNALVIENFILRQPSSVKEEFWKCEVDVEEQAVREVYGLKTSEPDILFALCCGIRSSPALRIYKADRVVMDLEKAKLEYLQASLVVTSTRRLMIPSLIHSNMHDFAKDMESLLRWICEQLPTSWSLRKSMVDCLTFSNSSSNLARSHNVPIHGGASAAAANAIISNKMEEVVDVIPLDYEFQYLLPM, via the exons ATGGACTACGTGGTCGCGCGGATGCAAGCAGCAGGCCATACCCACCACACTtacaatgccgccgccgccgccgtgccgcctGTTCCTCATCAGCCTCAGGCGGCTCATCAGCTTCACTCCATCGGCGATCACCGTCCTCCGCCTGTG TCTCAGAGGACGCGGGGCAGCGCGATGATGCAACGGCAGCGGCGTGAGGCGCTTGAACAGGAGGTGTCGGAGCTGAAGCAGCAGCTGTCCAACGAGGAGACGGTGCACCAGATCCTGGAGCGCGCCCTGCAGCCCAGCTCTGTTCGATCCTCCATGGCCCTCACCAACATCCCCGCCTTCATCCCCACCAAGGCCAAGGAGCTGCTCGCGGAGCTGCTGCTGGTGGAGGATGAGATCGCCAGGCTGGAGGACCAGATCCAGAGGATGAAGCAGGGAGCAGGAGCACGAGGAGGAGGCAACAGCGGCGCcatgcaacagcagcagcagcagcagccgccggcaccaccaccaccggatgcctcctcctgcaacaacaacaacaacaacaatggacGATCGCCTCGCCTGTCTGCGTCCGCCGCGGAGCATTGCAAGTCCATGTTCTTCATCAGCCAGGCCATGGACGGCGAGGCGTACCTCGGCAAGGTGAAGAAGAGCCCCAATCCCAAAGACGACGACAGGAGAGCCGCCATGAACAGCATGAGGAGCCCCAAGAACAACATCTTCGGCGGTGCCGGGGCCGGCTTGCCGCCGAGGCATTCGCTCGAGAATAAGCAATCGTCGTCAAATGGATATGGGCATGGGCATGTGGTGGTGGACAATAATAGCACGAACAAGCCGCCACCACCGAGCAAGATCGCCGCCGTCCTCCAGCACCACAACCATGAGCTTCCCATCACCAAGAGCCCCACGGTGATCGCTGCTGCAAAGAGAGTGAGAGACCAGCCGCGGCCGCCCAACAAGCTGTCGGAGCGTATCGTGAAATGCCTCGTCTGCATCTTCATGCGGCTGCTCCGGTCGTCCCGGGTGTCCGAAATGGACAAGTCCGGCAACCTCGCCGCCAAGGGGGGGAGCTTCAGCAGCTTAAGGATGGACACCGGCCTCGTCaacgcagcggcggcggccaaggagaaggagaggggccAGCAGGACCACTACGGCATCTTTGGCATCCAGGACGCCATCGTCAGGGACATCGGCCCCTACAAGAACCTCGTCAGGTTCACCGCCAACTCCCTGGACCTCCTCAGAGGGTTCTCGGCGTCGCCGCTGCTGACGAAGCTGAGGGAGATGCTGGAGGCGCTGCAGCAGGTGGATGTGCGGTCCCTGAATCACCAGCAGAGGCTGGCGTTCTGGCTCAACATCTACAACACCTGCATCATGCAC GGGATTCTGCAGCATGGTTTGCCGTCAAACTCGGACAAGTTACTCGCACTCAAGAACAAG GCAACAATCAATGTGTCAGGGCAAACTTTCAATGCATTGGTGATTGAGAATTTTATCCTGAGGCAGCCGTCAAGTGTCAAAGAA GAATTCTGGAAATGCGAGGTGGACGTGGAAGAGCAGGCGGTGAGGGAGGTTTATGGGCTCAAGACTTCAGAACCCGACATTCTGTTTGCACTCTGCTGTGGCATCAGATCATCGCCAGCA CTTCGGATCTACAAAGCAGATCGCGTTGTGATGGATCTGGAGAAGGCAAAGCTGGAGTACCTGCAGGCGTCGTTAGTGGTGACAtcgacgaggaggctgatgatcCCAAGCCTCATCCACTCTAACATGCATGACTTTGCAAAGGACATGGAGTCGCTGCTTCGATGGATCTGCGAGCAGCTGCCCACATCCTGGTCCCTCAGGAAATCCATGGTGGACTGCCTCACcttcagcaacagcagcagcaacctAGCAAGGAGCCACAATGTACCCATCCATGGCGgtgcttctgctgctgctgctaacgCCATTATTTCCAACAAGatggaggaggtggtggatgtCATTCCCCTGGACTACGAGTTTCAGTACCTGCTGCCCATGTGA